The following coding sequences lie in one Neorhodopirellula lusitana genomic window:
- a CDS encoding TadE/TadG family type IV pilus assembly protein, producing the protein MLRQRLRSTKKRQPRRGAAAVEFAVCLPVLVLMLFGSIEASTMIFLKQTLNVAAYEASREASQNGRGNTEANTRARNVLNARNIADFDVRFPNGEAFDAERGSEVVVEVSAPSAANSPLLGQFISNRVLTARVVMVKQ; encoded by the coding sequence ATGTTGAGACAACGCCTCCGTTCAACCAAGAAACGTCAACCACGCCGCGGCGCTGCTGCGGTTGAGTTTGCGGTTTGCTTGCCAGTTTTGGTTCTGATGCTATTCGGCTCCATCGAAGCATCCACGATGATTTTCTTGAAACAAACGCTGAACGTCGCTGCTTACGAAGCGAGTCGGGAAGCGTCCCAGAACGGTCGCGGGAACACGGAAGCGAACACTCGTGCTCGCAACGTGTTGAACGCTCGAAACATCGCTGACTTCGATGTGCGGTTTCCCAACGGCGAGGCCTTCGACGCTGAACGTGGCAGCGAGGTCGTCGTGGAAGTGAGCGCCCCCAGTGCAGCAAACAGCCCACTGCTGGGCCAATTCATCTCCAATCGCGTCCTGACGGCTCGCGTCGTCATGGTCAAACAGTAA